A region of Candidatus Aramenus sp. CH1 DNA encodes the following proteins:
- a CDS encoding glucose 1-dehydrogenase, with translation MKAIVVRPPNIGAEVKDVDLHEPVLPGRVRVRTLYTGICGTDRGIVGGKITFAKPPDNSGELILGHEGLGVVKEVGEGVTHLKKGDLVVPVVRRGCGVCLNCRIGRQDFCETGNFVEAGIRGLNGFMREEFVDSASYLVKVPRAIADVAVLTEPLSNVVKAAGQVMHIQKRMLWTCGDSSYECRNAFVVGTGPIGTFFSLMFATYGFNVYMLNRRDPSPAESAIAEAIGATFYNTSKGYTELPKADVVVDTSGYPSAFIPLLGKMNKNGILVLFGTSSNDSAKIDAELVTSIVESNIAVVGSVNASKEYFAEAVNYLTMWKERYGGLLSKMITSVVSPEQATEVLMKKPSGEIKTVIKWS, from the coding sequence ATGAAAGCAATAGTTGTAAGGCCTCCTAACATCGGCGCTGAAGTTAAGGACGTAGACCTACACGAGCCTGTCCTCCCCGGAAGGGTGAGGGTAAGGACGTTGTACACGGGGATCTGCGGTACCGACAGAGGGATAGTGGGCGGTAAGATAACCTTCGCGAAGCCCCCAGACAACTCCGGAGAGCTCATCCTGGGACACGAGGGTTTGGGCGTGGTGAAAGAGGTAGGTGAAGGGGTCACTCACTTGAAGAAGGGGGACCTAGTGGTACCCGTTGTCAGGAGGGGGTGCGGGGTTTGCTTAAACTGCAGGATAGGCAGGCAGGACTTCTGCGAGACGGGCAACTTCGTGGAGGCTGGAATAAGAGGGCTCAACGGCTTCATGAGGGAGGAGTTCGTGGACAGCGCTTCCTACCTGGTCAAGGTACCGAGGGCAATAGCTGATGTAGCTGTCCTCACCGAGCCCCTGTCCAACGTGGTAAAGGCAGCGGGGCAGGTGATGCACATACAGAAGAGGATGTTGTGGACCTGCGGGGACTCCAGCTACGAGTGCAGAAACGCGTTCGTCGTTGGCACTGGCCCCATTGGTACATTCTTTTCACTGATGTTTGCTACCTACGGGTTCAACGTTTACATGTTAAACAGGAGGGACCCCTCACCGGCCGAAAGCGCTATAGCGGAGGCAATAGGCGCAACCTTCTACAATACGTCAAAGGGATACACGGAGCTACCCAAAGCAGACGTCGTCGTCGACACTAGCGGATATCCCTCAGCATTTATCCCGCTCTTGGGCAAGATGAACAAGAACGGCATCTTAGTGCTATTTGGCACGTCCTCAAACGACTCTGCCAAGATAGACGCTGAACTCGTGACGTCAATAGTGGAGAGCAACATCGCGGTGGTAGGGAGCGTCAACGCCAGCAAGGAGTACTTCGCTGAGGCCGTGAACTACCTTACCATGTGGAAGGAGAGATACGGAGGGCTCTTGAGCAAGATGATCACCAGCGTTGTTAGTCCAGAGCAGGCAACTGAGGTGCTCATGAAGAAGCCGTCTGGGGAGATAAAGACGGTGATAAAGTGGAGCTGA
- a CDS encoding protein kinase, producing the protein MYFAFIKDNKKLVYKNGVVEEYDDKLKVKDEVIGYVLAPQGDKLKQTKVPVYDCSKVNFSGTLKAKADGFYVFESPDALCLYFGSLYREIIGYRYDIVSGRPIVKGDRDALVRNMDSYEVIQFAVKNYSNDPEVLRNAVIGLTKLGKCDEAISIYSSLDKKYPEESLAVAECYEKIGKELEALKIYSFFSEEKYRELEAKLRERVDNLIVQYNQTNNVKPLLDALEVLPTYDASAVKLGWHYLKRKNWEEAVKYFEEAVKRSNSFQNLLMLANAYVKKGEYKRAFDLINNAEKIRRTAYSAYLKGLALEGLNASKNAEKEFVYACKEGVVEACDKVDPGKVYSPKEFSPEQWLGYVLYGYEVKSIIGNGGMGYVLMVEKNGKRYAMKIMKKEYRFSEMLYEVAKMQEISKGSRYVVRILSSFIDENWSDYFSSPPAIVMEYMEGGDLRSVLVSDEYLSLRHSVKWPEVVAVIFSKVAQGVIHMHKEGYVHCDIKPSNILFTSKLPKYGEEALNAVLNEEVTPKLSDLGSAVKLGVPVVHYTPYYAHPVQRFGNRADYSMDAYSFVVSLYVALTNNFPFPEWLEREIEDAVTNSQAREHALRDFYNAEPRMDYVPSEYRWLIEKGLRGELTMEEIARELRNIATAVYGIDYNVLAVV; encoded by the coding sequence GTGTATTTTGCCTTTATCAAGGACAACAAGAAGCTGGTGTACAAGAACGGTGTCGTGGAGGAGTACGACGACAAGCTAAAGGTAAAGGACGAGGTAATAGGCTACGTCCTTGCGCCCCAGGGAGACAAGCTCAAGCAGACCAAGGTTCCGGTCTACGACTGTAGCAAGGTCAACTTCTCGGGCACTTTGAAGGCAAAGGCTGACGGCTTTTACGTGTTTGAGTCCCCGGACGCCCTCTGCCTTTACTTTGGCTCTCTTTATAGAGAGATAATAGGCTATAGGTACGACATAGTCTCCGGGAGGCCAATAGTGAAGGGAGACAGGGATGCGCTCGTGAGGAACATGGACTCATACGAGGTCATCCAGTTCGCAGTCAAGAACTATTCCAACGACCCGGAGGTGCTTAGGAACGCGGTAATAGGGCTTACTAAGTTGGGGAAGTGCGATGAGGCCATATCCATCTACTCCTCCTTGGACAAGAAGTACCCGGAGGAGTCCTTGGCAGTAGCCGAATGCTACGAGAAGATCGGGAAGGAACTTGAGGCCCTGAAGATATACTCCTTCTTCTCTGAGGAGAAGTACAGGGAGCTCGAGGCGAAGCTGAGGGAGAGGGTGGACAACCTCATAGTACAGTACAACCAGACCAACAACGTGAAACCCCTGTTGGACGCCCTAGAGGTCCTCCCTACATACGACGCTTCTGCCGTGAAGCTGGGCTGGCACTACTTGAAGAGGAAGAACTGGGAAGAGGCAGTAAAGTACTTTGAGGAGGCAGTTAAGAGGTCAAACAGCTTCCAGAACCTCCTCATGTTGGCAAACGCCTACGTTAAGAAGGGGGAATACAAGAGGGCCTTTGACCTAATCAACAACGCTGAGAAGATAAGGAGGACCGCTTACTCCGCGTACTTGAAGGGCCTGGCTTTGGAGGGGTTGAACGCGTCAAAGAACGCGGAGAAGGAGTTCGTCTACGCGTGTAAGGAAGGGGTGGTAGAGGCTTGCGACAAGGTAGACCCTGGAAAGGTCTACTCCCCTAAGGAGTTCTCCCCAGAACAGTGGCTAGGCTACGTGCTCTACGGCTACGAGGTGAAGTCTATCATTGGCAACGGGGGAATGGGCTACGTACTCATGGTGGAGAAGAACGGTAAGAGGTACGCCATGAAGATAATGAAGAAGGAGTACAGGTTCTCTGAGATGCTCTACGAGGTCGCAAAGATGCAGGAGATATCCAAGGGCTCCCGCTACGTTGTCAGGATACTTTCGAGCTTCATAGACGAGAACTGGTCCGACTACTTCTCCTCCCCTCCAGCAATAGTGATGGAGTACATGGAGGGGGGAGACTTGAGGAGCGTCTTGGTCAGTGACGAGTACTTGAGCTTGAGGCACTCCGTGAAGTGGCCAGAGGTGGTGGCGGTTATCTTCAGCAAGGTAGCTCAGGGAGTCATCCACATGCACAAGGAGGGGTACGTTCACTGCGACATAAAGCCTTCAAATATCCTCTTCACCTCGAAGTTGCCCAAGTACGGTGAAGAGGCCCTAAACGCTGTGCTCAACGAGGAGGTCACGCCAAAGCTCTCTGACCTAGGTAGCGCAGTAAAGCTTGGGGTGCCGGTAGTACACTATACACCCTACTACGCACACCCCGTGCAAAGGTTCGGGAATAGAGCTGACTACTCTATGGACGCCTACTCCTTTGTGGTCTCGCTGTACGTGGCCCTTACAAACAACTTCCCGTTCCCCGAGTGGTTGGAGAGGGAAATAGAGGACGCTGTCACTAACTCCCAGGCTAGGGAACATGCTTTGAGGGACTTCTATAACGCGGAGCCCAGGATGGACTACGTACCCAGCGAGTACAGGTGGCTGATAGAGAAGGGGTTAAGGGGGGAGCTTACTATGGAAGAGATAGCCAGGGAACTTAGGAACATAGCCACCGCGGTGTACGGTATAGATTACAACGTCCTTGCGGTGGTCTGA
- a CDS encoding RidA family protein, translating into MKEVVFSERAPKPIGPYSQAIKSSGLIFVSGQIPVDPKTNNVVSGGIREQTKQVMENIKTILEEKGFSMDNVVMAFVYLKNMNDFPAFNEVYSSYFSKEPPARVTVEVSRLPKDVLIEVACIASE; encoded by the coding sequence ATGAAAGAAGTAGTCTTCTCAGAGAGGGCTCCTAAGCCAATAGGCCCCTACTCTCAAGCTATAAAGTCGTCAGGCCTAATTTTCGTGTCTGGCCAGATCCCAGTAGACCCAAAGACCAACAACGTAGTTAGCGGGGGAATAAGGGAGCAGACTAAGCAGGTCATGGAGAACATAAAGACAATCCTTGAAGAGAAAGGGTTTTCCATGGACAACGTTGTTATGGCGTTTGTTTACTTAAAGAACATGAACGATTTCCCGGCCTTTAACGAGGTCTACTCTTCTTATTTCTCAAAGGAACCCCCGGCCAGGGTTACTGTAGAGGTTTCTAGACTCCCAAAGGACGTGCTCATAGAAGTAGCGTGTATAGCCTCAGAGTGA